The nucleotide window agcctcttcaataagttgtgctgggaaaactggacaactacatgtaaaagtatgagattagatcactccctaacaccatacacaaaaataagctcaaaatggattaaagacctaaatgtaaggccagaaactatcaaactcttagaggaaagcataggcaggaccctctataacataaatcacagcaagttcctttttgacccacctcctagagtaatggaaataaaagcaaaaataaacaaatgggacctaatgaaacttcaaagcttttgtgcaacaaaggaaaccataaacaagaccaaaaaagcatcctcagaatgggagaaaatatttgcaaatgaagcaactgacaaaggattaatctccaaaatttataagcagttcaggcagcttaataacaaaaaaacaaacaacccaatccaaaaatgggcagaagacctaaatagacatttctccaaagaagatatacagactgccaacaaacacatgaaagaatgctcaacatcactaatcattagagaaatgcaaatcaaaactacaatgagatatcatctcacaccagtcagaatggccatcatcaaaaaatctagaaacaataaatgctggagaggatgtggagaaaagggaaccctcttacactcttggtgggaatgtaaattgttacagccactgtggagaacagtatggaggttccttaaaaaactacaaatagaactaccatatgacccagcaatcccactactgggcatataccctgagaaaaccataattcaaaaggagtcatataccaaaatgttcattgcagctctatttacaatagcctggagatggaaacaacctaagtgtccatcatcggatgaatggataaagaagatgtggcacatatatacaatggaatattactcagtcataaaaagaagcgaaattgagctatttgtaatgagttggatatacctagagtctgtcatacagagtgaagtaagtcagaaagagagagacaaataccgtatgctaacacatatatatggaatttaagaaaaaaaatgtcaggaagaacctaggggtgaaaaaggaataaagacacagacttactagagaatggacttgaggatatggggagggggaagggtaaactgtgacaaagcgagagagaggcatggacatatatacactaccaaacgtaaggtagatagctagtgggaagcagccacatagcacagggagatcagctcggtgctttgtgaccacctggaggggtgggatagggagggtgggagggagggagacgcaagcaggaagatatatgggaacatatgtatacatataactgattcattttgttgtgaagctgaaactaacataccattgcaaggcaattatactcaataaaaataaaattaaaattaaaaaaataaaaaataaataaaaaaagaagagagagatgacAGAAGCCCCTCCCTGCTGAGGCCTGGTGAGGACCCAGAGGTCAAAATGGAGGCTGATTAACAGGCATCCCAAGCAGTCACTCAATCCATGGGCAATTTCAGAGGAAGCTTGTTATGGTGACTCCACAATTAAGACCTCAGCCCACGTGGCCAGTCTGTCTTGCAGGAGGCTGTACCAAGCACTATATAAAAGTCCCTACCAGGCTAGCCCCCTCATCCACATCTTTTGTTGAGGGTTGTTGAAGATCAGGTAAGTGGGGACGTCTgtgccctctctctccctttctgctCTGTGTTGGGGAAGCTACTATTCTCTTCCTCTACTGGACTGTAGTTTATTCTGATTTTTGAAGTGGTTTGCCATTTCTTGGGCTTCTCAAACCATTCTGTGTATTCTACCTAGTCTCCTGCATCTAATTTTCAAAAAGATTAGTCAAAtaggagagaatgaaaagatcCATGGAAGGATTGGGTTTAGGAGTTTGGGCCTATAGATATTGACAAAATCTCTGAGAATATCCCCACCTAGGAGACGGGTATCAGAGAGAGCTGAAGTAGggatagaaaagagaaaggaataaaaatcagCAGAGAAATGAGCTATTAGTGTTAATAATCATTCGCTCCCTGTTCCCCTCTAACAATCCTTCATCCCGCCAATTCCCAGCCTGTTACTGTTAATGCAAATAATTTCAAAgcttgtgtttgtttcaggtccTGCAAATCACCCTAGGATGTCCTTTAATAAGCAGCAGTGCAAACAGCCATGCATGCCTTCTCCAAGTCTTCAAAAGACCCAAGAGCATTGCCAGGCAAAGGCTGAGGAGGTGTGCCTCCCCCCATGCCAGCACCCTTGCCAAAAGAAGTGCCCAGTGCAAGCTCAAGAGGTGCATCTTCCTCAGTGCCAGGAGTTAAACCAAGAAAACTTCTTACAGCAAGGCCAAGACCCATGCCTACCTCTATGTCAAGACCAAAGCCCACCTCAGTGTGTGGAGACATGCCAGGAGATATCTCAGACAAAACGTGTGGAGGTTTGCCCACAGAAAGTCCAGGAGAAGTGCTTACCCCCTGGCAAGGGAAAGTAGCTGCTCATAATGCCATTTGGGGGTCAAGAAGATGATCCCAGTCCAACTCCAACCCCTGTCATGGTGACCTTCTCCTATAGGTACGTCTATGTGCACCCTGCTCTTGCCTCCTGGCTTCTTCAGTATTCCAGGACTTGGTCTGTGTCTCTGAAGACAGTTCTTTCTGTATTTCCTCAACCTCTGTGAATAAATGTTGTCAACAATCTATTAGAATGTCTCTGCTGTAGGAATATGATGTGGTTATCAGGGGCGACCAAAGAAGCCTAGTTCAGCTCCTTTGGGGCAAAAATTCACCCAGCCCTGGGCGTGTAACAGCCAAGGATGCCTCCATCCTTCTTTCAGAGTGTCAACCTCTCACTTGAGCCTCAAAACAAACTGAATTTTGGTGGTCTTTGTGTGGATCACCACCACCATGGCTGTGGAGAAGGAGTTGGTGATGTTGCAAAAATCAAAAACTGGGTAattttgtctctgcatccccaaaaaagaacagaaaatgattAGATGTTGGAATGTTGGCtgtgcttttaaaaaggaaactaaatgAAATTGATTCCAAACAGCCAATAAGGAAAGATGAGATGAAATGTTTGGGGTCCTGATGGTTGATCTTTTTGCTTCATTGCTGACCTGCTTTAGGCCCTTTATTTCCACCATGTATACTCTTTAGAGATGTGATTTGTGACTGTGTGGTGCAGGCTGGTCTGTTCTCCagcttctttgctttcttctcccTGGTGAAGGTAAAATGCAGAATAAAGCTGATCCTAAAACTGATGCCTGACTTGATGCATGCTTATTCCTCTCCACCAACCAACCACCTGATGTGCTTGTGAtgactattttttccttttttgataatCTGGAATAGGAATAAAAAACagccctccagggcttccctggtggcacagtggttaacaatccacctgccagtgcaggggacatgggttcgagccctggtcccggaagatcccacatgctgcagagcaaataagcccgcatgccacaactactaagcctgcgctccagagcccttgagccacaactcttgaagcccgggcgcctagaggcCATgttgtgcaacaagagaagctacacaatgagaagcccacacactggaacaaagagtagccccgctcaccgcaagtagagaaagcccacgcacagcagcaaagacccattgcagccaaaaattaattaattaattgtttttttaaaaaaaagaaacagccctCTAAGGTACATAGAACAGCCATGCTCAAAGAAGCCTCCTTAAGGGGCACCTGGACCATCTCACTCCCATCCACAATATATCATAGGCTCAGCTATGCCCACATTTTACACCTGAGAAAATCCACCTGGGGCTGGGGTCTCAAAACTTCAGGTCCAGGATTCTTTCCACTACAGCATCTTTCCTCTCTGATCCTTGTTTTCCAGACAAAAGGGCTAAAATGGGTAGGAGGGGAGTTACATGGAAGAGCCATGATACCCACAAGCATAGCATCCCTGTCAGAGGGAAGACCTAGGTGTGCATCTGAGATGAATACAAACTCTGCCCTACCATCTGGCCAGATTTCAGAAAAGTCAGGCATCCTGGGTCACCTCCCTGCACCCTGTCACTGCCCAGTTGTGGAGGATACACAAGGCTGTGGGCTCTGAGGTTGCATGAAAGGGCCGAGTAGACTCCAGACTTACAGGAGAGAACCAATGGCGGTTTCTCAGCTGTGCCCTGAGGTCTGACCTGGGCCCTGAGGCTTGAGTCAAGGGCCAGCCTCCTGAGGGGTAAAGAGGTTCCTCCCTCATCCCCCGGGTCCCCCTTTCTCCTCAGCCTGTATGGCTGTGCCCCCATGGATGGCCAGGACAGCCCCTCCCTGAAGGGGAGCCCAAGGTCTCAGCTGTTTGGCTGAACTGAGGTCTTTCCAGCACTGGGACCACCCCAGTGTCTCAATCTTGGAGATTTTCTAAGGCAAGAAAGAGCTGGAAGATGACTTGGGGGAGATTTCAAGCGGCAACATGGAGCCCTCAGGCACTCACTGAGTCTGCAGGTGGCGAGTGCCAGGCCCTGAGGTCTACGCACATTCTCTAAGGGAATCCTGGCAGTAGTCTCAGGGGGTGTATATTGCCCCTTTGTTAAGGAACTGGTCTGGcctcacaaagctagtaagtagTGAAGTCAAGATTCTAACCAGAGTTTCTCTTGACTCCACAACAGACTCCTATTTGCATGAGGAAAGTGCCCATGGCACACAGATGAAGTTTCTAGAAGCTGTcttcttctcattcattcattcatgaaccTAAGAAGCACTCACTGATCACCTACCAGGTGGCAGGTGCTGAAGATCCAAGCAGGCAGCATCCCTGGGCAGAGCTAGAGAGCTGTCTTTCCACGGGCCACACATGCCAAAGGACACTTTCCAAAACCTCCTGCACATATCAAGTCCCTGAACATCTCCAGGGGTCTGAATCAGTTCTCTTGCCTGCTTGGAACaagttttctcttccattttccaaTTTTGGAATAAGCCAGCtgctccccagggccccagcctgcaaagagactccagagagccTTCCCAGCAGGAAAGCTTCTGACTGGGCTGAGGATGTTCTGGGACATTTTTCCAGCCTGGCTCAAGCCCAAGGAACGTCTTTGATCTCTGGCATTAAAAGtgtgcacagggcttccctggtggcgcagtggttgagagtccgcctgccgatgcaggggacgcgggttcgtgccccggtccgggaagatcccacatgccacggagcggctgggcccgtgagccatggccactgagcctgcgcgtccagagcctgtgctccgcaacgggagaggccacaacagtgagaggcccgtgtaccacaaaaaagaaaaaaaaaaaaagtgtgcacaTATTGGAGTCCAAGATCAGACACTCAGATGCTGAGCGGAAGCACGGGGCAGACAAGCAGGGGGAGTCCAGCCATATCCAAAAGAGGATAACCCGCTGATTACAGGGGAGGCCTCAACAGATGGAGGGAGACAAACCTGCAGATTGCAGATAGGGGAGCAGACGTCAGGGAGCCAGCAGGCCTTCATCAAGCTCTGTCATAGGAACCACCGCACCGTGCTCATGCTCACAGAGCTCTGACCCAGCCCTTCctgcgctgctgctgctgctggagctGGGGCCCTAGTGACACAGACCTGGGCCATGGGGACAGCCGGGACCAAGCCCACAGCACCTAGACTCCCTCAGCTATTTGCATCTGAGCTGAAGCCTTtcagaagtgggggggggggggggtggggggagcgtaTTACCAGGGAGAGTCGCAGATGCTAGGAGTCCTTGTTGACAATTGttaaagaaaaccacaaacaGATGCCATAGTTTTCATATATCCCTCCACCAAACACCCACAGCCACATAACCAAAACTAAGACTGTCCTGATTCCCCCAAATTGTTGGCTTCTGACCATAAGCAAACTTAAGCTTTCCTCATGTCAGCA belongs to Pseudorca crassidens isolate mPseCra1 chromosome 2, mPseCra1.hap1, whole genome shotgun sequence and includes:
- the PRR9 gene encoding proline-rich protein 9; the protein is MSFNKQQCKQPCMPSPSLQKTQEHCQAKAEEVCLPPCQHPCQKKCPVQAQEVHLPQCQELNQENFLQQGQDPCLPLCQDQSPPQCVETCQEISQTKRVEVCPQKVQEKCLPPGKGK